Proteins from a single region of Streptococcus oralis:
- a CDS encoding NAD(P)H-hydrate dehydratase → MKVIDRTLLEKVIMERSRHSHKGDYGHLLLLGGTYPYGGAIIMSAIAAVKSGAGLVTVGTDKENIPALHSHLPEAMAFSLQDQQLLKEQLEKAEVVLLGPGLRENAFGEELVKRVCDSLRKDQILIADGGALGILAKAHLPFPSSQLILTPHQKEWERLSGIVLDHQNKETTARALSTFPQGTILVEKGPATRIWQAGQSEYYQLEVGGPYQATGGMGDTLAGMIAGFAGQFHQVSLYERVVVVTYLHSAIAQELAQENYLVLPTEISKLLPKTMKKISQKGS, encoded by the coding sequence ATGAAAGTGATTGATCGAACTTTACTAGAAAAAGTCATTATGGAACGTTCTCGTCACAGTCATAAGGGAGATTACGGTCACCTGCTCTTACTAGGAGGGACCTATCCTTATGGGGGAGCTATCATCATGTCAGCCATTGCAGCTGTTAAAAGTGGGGCAGGGTTGGTGACTGTTGGTACGGATAAGGAGAATATTCCGGCTTTGCACAGTCATTTACCTGAGGCCATGGCTTTTTCTCTTCAAGACCAGCAATTGTTAAAAGAGCAGTTGGAGAAGGCAGAAGTTGTCTTGTTAGGTCCGGGTTTGCGAGAGAATGCATTCGGAGAAGAACTTGTAAAACGGGTCTGTGACAGCCTTAGAAAAGACCAGATTTTGATTGCAGACGGCGGTGCTTTGGGCATCTTAGCAAAAGCTCATTTGCCATTCCCATCTAGTCAGCTCATTCTAACTCCCCACCAAAAGGAATGGGAAAGATTATCTGGTATAGTTCTTGACCATCAAAATAAAGAGACGACTGCTAGGGCTCTTTCTACTTTTCCTCAAGGAACGATTCTAGTTGAGAAGGGTCCAGCAACTCGTATCTGGCAAGCTGGTCAGTCTGAATATTATCAGTTAGAGGTTGGAGGTCCCTATCAAGCAACAGGTGGGATGGGAGATACTCTGGCTGGGATGATTGCAGGTTTTGCAGGTCAGTTTCACCAAGTCAGCCTCTATGAAAGAGTGGTGGTAGTGACCTATCTTCATTCAGCTATCGCGCAAGAACTAGCTCAAGAAAACTACCTTGTTTTGCCAACAGAGATTAGCAAGCTACTCCCAAAAACAATGAAAAAAATATCTCAAAAAGGCAGCTAA
- a CDS encoding DJ-1 family glyoxalase III: protein MAKVAVILAQGFEEIEALTVVDVLRRANISCDMVGFEEQVTGSHGIQVKADYVFDGNLSDYDLVVLPGGMPGSAHLRDNQSLISQIKAFDQAGKNIAAICAAPIALQQAGVLKDKHFTCYDGVKEQITDGIYQKQTVVVDGNLTTSRGPSTALAFAYKLVEQLGGDAESLRDGMLYRDVFGNQL, encoded by the coding sequence ATGGCAAAAGTAGCAGTTATCTTAGCCCAGGGTTTTGAAGAAATCGAAGCCTTGACAGTAGTTGATGTCTTGCGTCGAGCAAACATTTCATGTGATATGGTAGGATTTGAAGAGCAGGTGACAGGATCGCATGGCATTCAGGTAAAAGCCGATTATGTTTTTGATGGCAATTTGTCCGACTATGACTTGGTAGTTCTTCCAGGTGGTATGCCAGGATCAGCTCACCTACGAGATAATCAGAGCCTCATTTCACAGATTAAAGCCTTTGACCAAGCAGGAAAGAATATTGCTGCCATCTGTGCAGCCCCAATCGCTCTTCAACAAGCAGGTGTCCTGAAAGACAAGCACTTTACTTGTTATGACGGAGTTAAGGAGCAAATTACTGACGGAATTTATCAAAAGCAAACAGTGGTTGTAGATGGCAATCTAACAACTAGCCGAGGACCGTCAACCGCACTTGCCTTTGCCTATAAGCTCGTAGAGCAATTAGGAGGAGACGCCGAAAGTTTACGAGACGGCATGCTCTATCGAGATGTCTTTGGAAATCAACTGTAA
- a CDS encoding FtsW/RodA/SpoVE family cell cycle protein, translating to MKRSFDSRVDYSLLLPVFCLLVIGVVAIYIAVSHDYPNNVLPILGQQIAWIALGLVIGFVVMFFNTEFLWKVTPYLYGLGLALMVLPLVFYNPNLVASTGAKNWVSIGGTTLFQPSEFMKISYILMLARAIVRFTQKHKEWRRTIPLDFLLIGWMIAFTIPVLILLALQSDLGTALVFVAIFSGMVLLSGVSWKIIIPVFATGVTAVVGFMAIFISKDGRAFLHQIGMPTYQINRILAWLNPFDFAQTTTYQQAQGQIAIGSGGLFGQGFNVSNLLIPVRESDMIFTVIAEDFGFIGSVFVVALYLLLIYRMLKITLKSNNQFYTYISTGFIMMLLFHIFENIGAVTGLLPLTGIPLPFISQGGSAIISNLIGVGLLLSMSYQTNLAEEKSGKVPFKRKKVVLKQIK from the coding sequence ATGAAACGTTCCTTCGACTCTCGAGTCGATTATAGCCTCCTCCTACCAGTGTTTTGTTTACTGGTGATTGGAGTAGTGGCCATTTATATAGCAGTTAGTCATGACTATCCAAACAATGTATTACCAATTCTAGGTCAGCAAATCGCTTGGATTGCCTTGGGACTTGTCATTGGTTTTGTGGTCATGTTCTTTAATACCGAGTTTTTATGGAAGGTGACTCCCTATCTTTATGGTCTAGGGCTAGCTTTGATGGTCCTACCTCTTGTTTTCTACAATCCAAATCTTGTAGCGTCAACAGGTGCCAAGAACTGGGTATCGATTGGTGGAACGACACTTTTTCAGCCATCGGAATTCATGAAGATTTCCTATATCTTGATGTTGGCTCGAGCCATTGTAAGATTCACTCAAAAACACAAGGAATGGCGACGAACTATTCCCTTGGATTTCCTATTGATTGGTTGGATGATCGCCTTTACCATCCCAGTCTTGATCCTCTTAGCCCTACAAAGTGACCTAGGGACTGCCTTGGTCTTCGTAGCTATTTTTTCTGGTATGGTTCTCCTTTCAGGTGTTTCGTGGAAGATTATCATTCCAGTTTTTGCGACAGGAGTGACGGCAGTTGTAGGCTTCATGGCCATCTTTATAAGCAAGGATGGACGCGCCTTCTTGCATCAGATTGGGATGCCAACATACCAGATTAACCGCATTTTGGCTTGGCTCAATCCCTTTGACTTTGCGCAAACAACGACTTACCAACAGGCGCAGGGACAAATTGCGATTGGAAGTGGTGGCTTGTTTGGACAAGGTTTCAATGTGTCCAATCTCCTCATTCCAGTACGCGAGAGCGATATGATTTTCACCGTAATTGCTGAAGACTTTGGCTTCATTGGTTCAGTCTTTGTAGTTGCCCTGTACTTGCTTCTTATTTATCGGATGTTGAAGATTACACTTAAGTCAAACAACCAGTTCTACACCTATATCTCGACTGGTTTTATCATGATGTTGCTCTTCCATATCTTTGAAAATATCGGTGCCGTGACAGGCTTACTTCCTTTGACAGGGATTCCTCTACCATTTATTTCTCAAGGGGGCTCCGCTATTATTAGTAACCTCATCGGTGTCGGTCTCCTCTTGTCTATGAGTTACCAGACCAATCTAGCAGAAGAGAAAAGTGGAAAAGTTCCGTTCAAACGAAAGAAAGTCGTCCTAAAACAAATCAAATAA
- a CDS encoding helix-turn-helix domain-containing protein produces MLETFGKIFKVIRESKKMSLKEVAAGDISVAQLSRFERGVNGITLDSFYFCLKNMAVSLEEFQYVYHNYIDSDDVLFSKKVADAYQENNVVKLQNILSSSEALTEQFPEKKNYKLNTIIVRALLSSCCSDFQISKKDIEFLTDHLFSVEEWGRYELWLFTNSVDLMALETLETFASEMINRTQFYNNLPENRRRIIKMLLNVISVCIEGNHLLVAMRFLNYLDHSKIPETDLYDRTLIKYHRALYAYKVGNTNALSDIEQCLSFFEFLDSFGVAQKLKEQFERICLS; encoded by the coding sequence ATGTTGGAAACTTTCGGAAAAATATTCAAAGTCATTAGAGAATCAAAAAAAATGTCCCTGAAAGAGGTAGCTGCTGGTGATATTTCCGTGGCTCAGCTATCCCGTTTTGAACGGGGAGTCAATGGGATCACACTTGATTCTTTTTATTTCTGTTTAAAAAATATGGCCGTTTCCCTAGAGGAGTTTCAGTATGTTTACCATAATTACATTGATTCAGATGATGTGCTGTTCTCAAAAAAAGTAGCTGATGCATATCAGGAAAACAATGTTGTCAAGCTCCAAAATATTTTGTCAAGCTCAGAAGCTTTGACCGAACAGTTTCCTGAGAAGAAGAACTATAAACTCAATACGATCATTGTCAGAGCCCTTCTGTCTTCCTGTTGCTCAGATTTTCAGATTAGCAAGAAGGATATAGAATTTCTGACGGATCATCTCTTTTCTGTTGAGGAGTGGGGACGTTATGAACTCTGGCTCTTTACAAACAGCGTTGATTTGATGGCCTTGGAAACGTTGGAAACCTTCGCTAGTGAGATGATCAATCGTACCCAGTTTTATAACAACCTACCGGAAAATCGCCGCCGTATTATCAAGATGCTACTTAATGTCATTAGCGTCTGTATAGAAGGAAACCATCTGCTAGTTGCTATGAGGTTTCTCAATTATCTTGATCACTCTAAAATTCCTGAAACAGATCTATATGATCGAACGCTGATTAAGTATCATAGGGCTCTGTATGCCTACAAGGTTGGGAATACTAATGCTCTCAGTGACATCGAGCAATGCCTATCTTTTTTTGAATTTTTAGATTCCTTTGGTGTTGCCCAAAAGCTTAAAGAACAGTTTGAAAGAATTTGCCTTTCATAG
- a CDS encoding glycoside hydrolase family 70 protein: MMEKKIHYKMHKVKKNWVAIALTTLALIVAPKVLGLEPGVVHADDVKQVVVQEPATAQTSGPGQQTPAQAKIASEQEAEKATPADKVTGDAAASDKFAKPAENTEATVQTNAQEPAKPAGTKEASTEKAAVAEEVKAANAITETPKTEVADQDKQARPTTAQEQDDNKREKTAVADKIVANPKVAKKDRFPEPAQKQGAVAERMVADQAQPAPVNADHDDNVLSHIKTIDGKNYYVQDDGTVKKNFAVELNGRILYFDAETGALVDSNEYQFQQGTSSLNNEFSQKNAFYGTTDKDIETVDGYLTADSWYRPKFILKDGKTWTASTETDLRPLLMAWWPDKRTQINYLNYMNQQGLGAGAFENKVEQALLTGASQQVQRKIEEKIGKEGDTKWLRTLMGAFVKTQPNWNIKSESETTGTKKDHLQGGALLYTNNEKSSHANSKFRLLNRTPTSQTGTPKYFIDKSNGGYEFLLANDFDNSNPAVQAEQLNWLHFMMNFGSIVANDPTANFDGVRVDAVDNVNADLLQIASDYFKSRYKVGESEEEAIKHLSILEAWSDNDPDYNKDTKGAQLAIDNKLRLSLLYSFMRNLSIRSGVEPTITNSLNDRSSEKKNGERMANYIFVRAHDSEVQTVIADIIRENINPNTDGLTFTMDELKQAFKIYNEDMRKADKKYTQFNIPTAHALMLSNKDSITRIYYGDLYTDDGQYMEKKSPYHDAIDALLRARIKYVAGGQDMKVTYMGVPREADKWSYNGILTSVRYGTGANEATDEGTAETRTQGMAVIASNNPNLKLNVWDKLQVNMGAAHKNQYYRPVLLTTKDGISRYLTDEEVPQSLWKKTDDNGILTFDMNDIAGYSNVQVSGYLAVWVPVGAKADQDARTTASKKKNASGQVYESSAALDSQLIYEGFSNFQDFATRDDQYTNKVIAKNVNLFKEWGVTSFELPPQYVSSQDGTFLDSIIQNGYAFEDRYDMAMSKNNKYGSLKDLLNALRALHSVNIQAIADWVPDQIYNLPGKEVVTATRVNNYGTYREGAEIKEKLYVANSKTNGTDFQGKYGGAYLDELKAKYPEIFERVQISNGQKMTTDEKITKWSAKYFNGTNILGRGAYYVLKDWASNDYLTNKNGEIVLPKQLVNKNAYTGFVSDANGTKFYSTSGYQAKNSFIQDENGNWYYFDKRGYLVTGAHEIDGKRVYFLKNGIQLRDSIREDKKGNQYYYDQTGAQVLNRYYTTDGENWRYFDAKGIMARGLVKIGDGQQFFDENGYQVKGKIVSAKDGKLRYFDKDSGNAVINRFAQGDNPSDWYYFGADGVAVTGLQKIGQQTLYFDQDGKQVKGKIVTLSDKSIRYFDANSGEMAVGKFAEGAKNEWYYFDQTGKAVTGLQKIGKQTLYFDQDGKQVKGKVVTLADKSIRYFDANSGEMAVGKFAEGAKNEWYYFDQTGKAVTGLQKIGKQTLYFDQDGKQVKGKIVTLSDKSIRYFDANSGEMATNKFVEGSQNEWYYFDQAGKAVTGLQQVGQQTLYFTQDGKQVKGKVVDVNGVSRYFDANSGDMARSKWIQLEDGSWMYFDRDGRGQNFGRN; this comes from the coding sequence ATGATGGAGAAAAAGATTCATTATAAGATGCATAAAGTTAAGAAAAACTGGGTAGCCATTGCTTTGACTACCTTGGCCCTTATTGTAGCACCAAAGGTACTTGGTCTAGAACCAGGCGTTGTCCATGCGGATGATGTAAAGCAGGTTGTAGTTCAAGAACCTGCTACAGCTCAGACTAGTGGTCCGGGTCAGCAAACTCCAGCCCAAGCTAAAATAGCATCTGAGCAAGAAGCAGAAAAAGCAACCCCTGCAGACAAGGTGACAGGCGATGCTGCTGCTAGTGATAAGTTTGCTAAACCAGCAGAAAATACAGAAGCAACAGTTCAAACCAATGCTCAAGAGCCTGCTAAACCAGCAGGTACGAAAGAAGCATCTACAGAAAAGGCTGCTGTTGCTGAAGAAGTTAAAGCTGCTAATGCAATCACAGAAACTCCTAAAACAGAAGTAGCAGACCAGGATAAACAAGCAAGGCCAACAACTGCCCAAGAGCAAGATGACAACAAACGAGAAAAAACGGCTGTTGCAGACAAGATTGTTGCAAATCCAAAGGTTGCAAAGAAAGATCGCTTTCCCGAACCTGCTCAAAAACAAGGAGCAGTAGCTGAAAGAATGGTGGCAGATCAGGCTCAACCTGCACCTGTAAATGCTGACCACGATGATAATGTCCTATCTCACATCAAGACCATTGATGGTAAAAATTACTATGTTCAGGACGATGGTACAGTTAAAAAGAATTTTGCAGTTGAACTTAATGGGAGAATACTTTATTTTGATGCAGAAACGGGTGCCTTAGTTGATTCAAATGAATATCAGTTCCAACAAGGAACCAGCAGTCTCAATAATGAATTCTCCCAAAAGAATGCTTTCTATGGTACGACTGACAAGGATATTGAAACTGTAGACGGTTATTTGACAGCAGATAGCTGGTATCGTCCAAAGTTCATCTTAAAAGATGGAAAAACATGGACGGCATCGACAGAAACAGACTTACGTCCTCTTTTGATGGCTTGGTGGCCTGATAAACGTACTCAGATTAATTACCTCAACTATATGAACCAGCAAGGTCTGGGAGCAGGTGCTTTTGAAAACAAAGTAGAACAAGCTCTCCTGACAGGTGCTTCTCAGCAGGTTCAGCGCAAAATTGAGGAAAAAATTGGTAAAGAAGGCGATACCAAATGGTTGAGAACGCTGATGGGTGCCTTTGTCAAAACCCAGCCAAACTGGAATATCAAGTCAGAGTCTGAAACAACTGGTACTAAAAAGGACCACTTGCAGGGTGGAGCTTTGCTTTATACCAATAATGAGAAGAGCTCACATGCTAACTCTAAATTCCGTTTGCTTAACCGTACCCCTACTAGTCAAACAGGGACACCTAAGTACTTTATTGACAAGTCAAACGGTGGTTATGAGTTCTTGCTCGCTAACGACTTTGACAACTCTAATCCAGCTGTTCAGGCCGAACAACTCAACTGGTTGCATTTTATGATGAACTTTGGAAGCATTGTAGCCAATGATCCGACTGCTAATTTTGATGGAGTTCGTGTCGATGCGGTGGACAATGTCAACGCAGACTTGCTCCAAATCGCATCTGACTACTTCAAGTCTCGCTACAAGGTGGGAGAAAGTGAAGAAGAAGCCATTAAGCATTTGTCTATCTTGGAAGCTTGGTCTGATAACGATCCTGACTACAACAAAGATACTAAAGGTGCTCAACTAGCAATTGACAACAAGCTACGCTTGTCCTTGCTTTATTCATTCATGCGTAATCTATCTATCCGTAGCGGAGTAGAGCCTACGATTACAAATAGTCTAAATGACCGTTCTTCTGAAAAGAAAAATGGCGAACGAATGGCTAACTATATCTTTGTGCGGGCTCATGACAGTGAAGTACAAACCGTTATTGCCGACATCATCCGGGAAAATATCAATCCAAATACGGATGGTTTGACCTTTACCATGGATGAACTCAAGCAAGCCTTCAAGATCTACAACGAAGATATGCGCAAGGCAGACAAGAAGTATACGCAGTTCAACATCCCAACTGCTCATGCTCTCATGCTCTCCAATAAAGACTCTATCACTCGGATCTACTATGGTGACCTCTATACCGATGATGGTCAATACATGGAGAAAAAATCTCCTTACCACGATGCTATTGATGCCTTGCTGCGTGCTCGTATTAAGTATGTAGCAGGTGGACAAGACATGAAAGTCACTTATATGGGTGTACCTCGTGAGGCTGATAAATGGTCTTACAATGGTATTTTGACTTCTGTCCGCTATGGTACTGGTGCCAATGAAGCAACAGATGAAGGAACAGCAGAAACTCGTACTCAAGGGATGGCAGTTATTGCTTCAAACAACCCTAACCTCAAGTTAAATGTATGGGATAAACTGCAAGTCAATATGGGAGCAGCCCATAAGAATCAATACTATCGCCCTGTGCTTTTGACGACCAAAGATGGTATTTCCCGCTATCTAACTGACGAAGAAGTGCCGCAATCGCTCTGGAAGAAGACAGATGATAATGGTATTTTAACCTTTGATATGAATGATATTGCAGGCTACAGCAATGTACAGGTTTCTGGATATCTGGCTGTTTGGGTACCAGTTGGCGCTAAGGCAGATCAGGATGCTCGTACAACAGCAAGCAAGAAGAAAAATGCTAGTGGTCAAGTTTACGAATCTAGCGCAGCTCTTGATTCTCAGTTGATTTACGAAGGCTTCTCTAACTTCCAAGACTTTGCAACCCGCGATGACCAATATACCAATAAAGTCATTGCTAAAAATGTCAACCTCTTCAAGGAATGGGGAGTAACTTCATTTGAGCTACCACCTCAGTATGTATCTAGCCAAGACGGTACTTTCTTAGATTCTATCATTCAGAATGGTTATGCCTTTGAAGACCGCTACGATATGGCCATGAGCAAGAACAATAAATATGGTTCTTTAAAAGATTTGCTCAATGCTCTTCGTGCGCTTCACAGTGTCAATATCCAAGCCATTGCGGACTGGGTACCAGACCAAATCTATAACCTACCAGGTAAGGAAGTAGTAACAGCAACACGTGTCAACAACTATGGAACCTACCGTGAAGGTGCAGAAATCAAGGAAAAACTCTATGTAGCTAATAGTAAGACCAATGGGACTGATTTCCAAGGTAAGTACGGTGGAGCCTACTTGGATGAGCTTAAAGCTAAATATCCAGAGATCTTTGAACGAGTACAGATTTCCAATGGTCAAAAGATGACAACAGATGAGAAGATTACCAAGTGGTCGGCTAAGTACTTTAATGGTACCAATATCTTAGGTCGTGGTGCTTACTATGTTCTTAAAGACTGGGCTAGCAACGACTATCTCACTAACAAAAATGGCGAGATAGTATTGCCTAAGCAATTAGTTAATAAGAATGCTTACACAGGATTTGTTAGTGATGCTAATGGTACTAAGTTCTATTCAACTAGTGGTTATCAAGCTAAAAATTCCTTTATCCAAGATGAAAATGGAAATTGGTATTACTTCGATAAACGAGGCTATCTTGTAACAGGTGCTCATGAAATTGATGGCAAGCGCGTTTATTTCTTGAAGAATGGTATTCAACTTCGTGATTCTATCCGTGAAGATAAAAAAGGTAATCAGTACTACTATGATCAAACTGGTGCCCAAGTTCTCAACCGTTACTACACTACTGATGGTGAAAACTGGCGTTACTTTGATGCCAAGGGCATTATGGCTCGAGGTCTTGTCAAGATAGGAGATGGACAGCAATTCTTTGATGAAAACGGCTATCAGGTTAAGGGCAAGATTGTGAGTGCTAAGGATGGCAAACTTCGTTACTTTGACAAGGATTCAGGAAATGCTGTTATTAATCGTTTTGCTCAGGGTGATAACCCAAGTGATTGGTACTATTTCGGAGCAGATGGAGTTGCTGTGACAGGTCTTCAAAAGATTGGTCAACAAACACTTTACTTTGACCAAGATGGCAAGCAAGTCAAGGGTAAAATCGTGACACTTTCAGATAAGAGTATCCGTTACTTTGATGCCAACTCAGGGGAAATGGCAGTCGGCAAGTTTGCAGAAGGTGCCAAGAACGAATGGTATTACTTTGACCAAACTGGTAAAGCAGTAACAGGTCTTCAAAAGATTGGCAAACAAACACTTTACTTTGACCAAGATGGTAAGCAAGTCAAGGGTAAAGTAGTAACTTTGGCTGATAAATCCATCCGTTACTTTGATGCCAACTCAGGAGAAATGGCAGTCGGCAAGTTTGCAGAAGGTGCCAAGAACGAATGGTATTACTTTGACCAAACTGGAAAAGCAGTGACAGGCCTTCAAAAGATTGGCAAACAAACACTTTACTTCGACCAAGATGGCAAGCAAGTCAAGGGTAAAATCGTGACACTTTCAGATAAGAGTATCCGTTACTTTGATGCTAACTCAGGAGAGATGGCAACCAACAAGTTTGTCGAAGGTTCCCAAAATGAGTGGTACTATTTTGACCAAGCTGGAAAAGCAGTGACAGGCTTGCAGCAGGTTGGTCAACAGACTCTCTATTTCACGCAAGACGGCAAGCAAGTCAAAGGAAAAGTTGTTGATGTGAATGGGGTTAGTCGATATTTCGATGCCAATTCAGGAGATATGGCTCGAAGCAAATGGATTCAACTTGAAGATGGAAGTTGGATGTATTTTGACCGCGATGGCAGAGGTCAAAACTTCGGAAGAAACTAA
- a CDS encoding bifunctional DnaQ family exonuclease/ATP-dependent helicase — MMNARNDHRYVVVDLEATSTGSKAKIIQVGIVVIENGEIIDQYATDVNPHEPLDSHIKELTGLTDQRLAAAPEFSQVAGKIFELVKDGIFVAHNVQFDANLLAEFLFFEGYELRTPRVDTVELAQVLYPQFEKYNLGILCQELGIELEHAHTALSDAQATAELLLYMRQKLFELPKGLLESLLKLADNLLYESYLVIEEVYQQQSLLSSPDLMELHGLFLRKESKALVPRKLSKDFAKNISLLGLEERPQQLEFAEKIEQLLEEHQTSFIQAQTGLGKTYGYLLPALNLESQAGILVSVPTKILQNQIMQEEGQRLKEVFHMEIHSLKGPQNYLKLDAFHQVLHRPESNRLFTRFKMQLLIWLTETETGDLDEIGQLYRYQHFLPELVHDGKLSKKSLFATEDFWKRGQEKAKTSRVLLTNHAYLVTRLEDNPEFVDNRLVILDEAQKMLLALENLAQQAYRLEELVTQIEKSLESEEDLVQKRLLESIGFECRYLMEHYQSGLKNGKWLDSLEQLRQHFSELALPEYREIANFFTSDREFWLATAEKSSRDVLICSSKKGRFILADLLPEDCRLLGVSATLEISNRVSLADLLGFPDAPLVRLDVAKQEQQEVFLVNDFPLVTEVSPVDYASEVASVIRRLQAFQEPILVLFTSKEMLLAVSDLLDQPHLAQYKNGEPSQLKKRFEKGERQILLGTGSFWEGVDFSTHPCVIQVIPRLPFQNPQEPLTKKLNQELRQEGKNPFYDYQLPMAIIRLKQALGRTVRRPNQGSVAVLLDSRVVSKRYGKQIAQALSKERTVQVLSRDQLEPAVADFLQSRRNRMKEKSQKEKR; from the coding sequence ATGATGAATGCGAGAAATGATCATCGGTATGTGGTCGTTGATTTAGAGGCGACCAGCACTGGAAGCAAGGCAAAAATTATTCAAGTAGGCATTGTGGTGATTGAGAATGGTGAAATCATCGATCAGTATGCGACTGATGTCAATCCTCACGAACCCTTGGATTCTCATATCAAAGAATTAACAGGTCTGACCGATCAGCGTTTGGCTGCGGCACCAGAGTTTTCTCAGGTGGCTGGAAAAATTTTTGAATTGGTTAAGGACGGTATTTTTGTTGCGCACAATGTACAGTTTGATGCCAACCTTCTTGCAGAATTTCTCTTTTTTGAAGGATATGAATTGCGTACACCGCGGGTGGATACAGTTGAGCTTGCCCAAGTTCTATATCCTCAGTTTGAAAAGTATAACTTAGGTATCCTTTGTCAAGAGTTGGGCATTGAGCTGGAACATGCCCATACTGCTCTGTCAGATGCTCAGGCAACAGCTGAACTCTTGCTCTACATGCGTCAAAAACTATTTGAGTTACCAAAAGGGCTCTTAGAAAGCTTGCTAAAACTTGCAGACAACCTTCTCTATGAAAGTTATCTGGTGATTGAGGAGGTCTATCAGCAACAATCTCTCTTATCTTCGCCAGACTTGATGGAGCTTCATGGGCTTTTCCTCAGAAAGGAAAGCAAAGCCTTAGTCCCACGAAAGTTATCCAAAGACTTTGCTAAAAACATTTCTTTATTGGGGCTGGAGGAGCGTCCACAACAGCTGGAATTTGCGGAGAAGATTGAGCAATTATTGGAAGAACACCAGACTTCCTTTATCCAAGCTCAAACGGGACTGGGCAAGACTTATGGTTATCTCCTCCCTGCTTTGAACTTGGAGAGTCAAGCAGGTATCCTAGTGAGTGTTCCGACCAAAATTCTTCAAAATCAAATCATGCAAGAAGAAGGTCAGCGCTTAAAAGAGGTCTTCCATATGGAGATTCATAGTCTCAAGGGGCCTCAAAATTACTTGAAATTGGATGCTTTTCACCAAGTCCTCCATCGACCGGAGTCCAATCGCCTCTTCACACGCTTTAAAATGCAACTGCTCATCTGGCTAACAGAGACAGAGACAGGTGACTTGGACGAAATCGGGCAGCTTTATCGCTACCAGCATTTTCTGCCAGAACTAGTCCACGATGGCAAGCTTTCAAAGAAAAGTTTATTTGCTACAGAGGATTTTTGGAAACGAGGGCAGGAAAAGGCCAAGACCAGTCGCGTTCTCTTGACTAATCATGCCTATCTGGTCACTCGTTTGGAAGACAATCCAGAGTTTGTCGACAACCGTTTGGTGATCTTGGATGAAGCTCAAAAAATGCTGCTAGCCCTTGAAAATCTAGCCCAGCAGGCTTACCGCCTTGAGGAACTTGTAACTCAAATTGAAAAGTCCTTGGAGTCAGAGGAAGATTTGGTTCAGAAACGTTTGCTTGAGAGTATCGGCTTTGAATGTCGTTACTTGATGGAGCACTATCAGTCAGGTCTGAAGAATGGAAAGTGGTTGGATTCTCTTGAACAGTTGCGCCAGCATTTTTCGGAGTTAGCTCTCCCAGAGTATAGAGAGATTGCAAACTTTTTCACCTCGGACCGTGAATTTTGGCTTGCTACAGCAGAGAAATCGAGCAGGGATGTCTTGATTTGTTCAAGTAAAAAAGGCCGCTTTATACTAGCGGATTTATTGCCAGAAGATTGTAGACTCCTAGGAGTATCGGCCACTCTTGAAATCAGCAATCGGGTTTCCTTAGCAGATTTATTGGGATTTCCAGATGCTCCACTTGTTAGGCTTGATGTAGCAAAACAGGAGCAACAAGAAGTCTTTCTAGTCAATGATTTTCCTCTTGTGACAGAAGTTTCACCTGTTGATTATGCTAGTGAGGTGGCTTCTGTTATCCGAAGGTTACAAGCCTTTCAAGAACCCATACTGGTCTTGTTTACCTCAAAAGAGATGTTGCTGGCAGTCTCAGACCTGCTAGACCAACCGCATCTGGCTCAGTATAAAAATGGGGAGCCAAGCCAACTGAAAAAACGTTTTGAAAAAGGCGAACGGCAGATCTTGCTTGGAACAGGTAGTTTCTGGGAAGGAGTTGATTTTTCAACCCATCCTTGCGTGATCCAAGTGATTCCGAGATTGCCTTTCCAAAATCCCCAAGAGCCTTTAACCAAAAAATTAAACCAAGAACTGCGTCAAGAAGGGAAAAATCCTTTCTATGATTATCAGTTGCCGATGGCGATCATTCGGCTAAAACAAGCCCTTGGTCGTACTGTTAGACGGCCCAACCAAGGTTCGGTTGCTGTGCTTTTAGACAGCCGAGTCGTCAGCAAGCGTTACGGCAAACAAATCGCTCAGGCCTTGTCAAAAGAAAGGACTGTTCAGGTTCTTTCTAGAGACCAGCTAGAGCCTGCTGTAGCTGATTTTCTCCAATCTCGTCGCAATAGAATGAAAGAAAAATCCCAGAAAGAGAAAAGGTAA